From one Ferrovibrio sp. MS7 genomic stretch:
- a CDS encoding DsbA family protein, translating into MNYIQRLAAILFFAAGLVGLGGLVTVSGVARAQSTDPRLQDMVLGKADAPVTLIEYASLTCPHCANFHASVLPVLKTEYIDTGKVKLIFRDFPLDQLALAGAAVARCAGPERYYSFLEVMFSQQRAWATAADPRAALAQIARLGGMSTEQVENCFNDQAVNDYILNSRLEGNQKFNVNSTPTLIVNGKTLAGVPSIDELRKLIDGLAANAPAGGSNASQAASAGNWFGGNSKTYIAIGIVVLVVGGIVIFLLRKR; encoded by the coding sequence ATGAACTATATACAGCGTCTTGCCGCCATTCTGTTTTTCGCCGCCGGGCTTGTGGGCCTGGGTGGCCTTGTGACTGTGAGCGGTGTGGCGCGTGCGCAATCCACCGATCCGCGGCTGCAGGACATGGTGCTCGGCAAGGCCGATGCGCCAGTCACCCTCATCGAGTATGCCTCGCTGACCTGCCCGCATTGCGCCAATTTCCACGCCAGCGTTCTGCCGGTGCTGAAGACCGAATACATCGATACCGGCAAGGTGAAGCTGATCTTCCGCGACTTCCCGCTGGACCAGCTCGCGCTGGCCGGTGCCGCCGTCGCGCGCTGCGCCGGGCCGGAACGCTACTACAGCTTCCTGGAAGTGATGTTCAGCCAGCAGCGCGCCTGGGCCACGGCGGCCGATCCGCGCGCCGCGCTGGCCCAGATCGCCCGCCTCGGCGGCATGTCCACCGAGCAGGTGGAGAATTGCTTCAATGATCAGGCGGTCAACGACTACATCCTGAATTCCCGCCTAGAAGGCAATCAGAAGTTCAACGTCAATTCGACGCCGACGCTGATCGTCAACGGCAAGACGCTGGCTGGCGTGCCGAGCATCGATGAGCTGCGCAAGCTGATCGACGGCCTGGCTGCCAACGCCCCCGCCGGTGGCAGCAATGCGTCGCAGGCGGCAAGCGCCGGCAACTGGTTCGGCGGCAATAGCAAGACCTATATCGCCATCGGCATCGTGGTGCTGGTGGTCGGCGGCATTGTGATCTTCCTGCTCCGCAAACGCTGA
- a CDS encoding AAA family ATPase: MQFTKLRLSGFKSFVEPTEFVIHPGLTGVVGPNGCGKSNLVEALRWVMGENSAKRMRGSGMDDMIFAGTATRPARNVAEVSLVLDNKTRTAPAAFNEHENLEIVRRIERERGSDYRINGQDVRARDVQLFFADLASGANSPAMVSQGRVGAIINAKPTDRRMLLEEAAGISGLHSRRHEAELRLKAAETNLERVVDVIGQLDQQLQGLKRQARQASRYRNIAGQIRRTEAILFHLRHQALQEALAQAEAALHEAEREVADRTLQVSEAHGAERIAAEALPPLRQAEAEAGARLHRLAVARDGLDAEEARAREAAAQVEQRLAQIDSDAGREQNLSQDAAALLQRLSEEAALLSQQAEAAPALETEAAEAAQTAQDQVVARQQELDAATERAAAEHAERTRLTQAIQESERRLERLRSRVAELTEEHARLEGDVTAQAAADEAGAEIEAKLAAVEAARAALDLAEQQQAQLVEAARAALENVESDFTGRIDAARATLEAIEAEHAGKLDAARAALSAIEAEQATKVEAARAALNQVEAEQAAKIEAARAGIASVETDHASRIEAARAGVAAVDAEYAEKLEAARGVVAAAEAEQAQLIAAARAALEAAEAERQGLAAAEQAARDAWQGVQGELTRLKAEEAGLARLLKADDNNMFAPVIDQVTVAPGYEKALGAALGDELNSAIDSGAPMHWEALPPLSDAPALPEGVQSLASQVTAPAALARRLGQIGIVEDADGLRLRGQLRQGQRLVSKSGALWRWDGFTVKAGAPTAASIKLEQRNRLADLREELRELETKLADAQAAYAEARQATEAGVQAEREARAGVAQAEAGRDAARQEAGKAVTEVERQRSEARERAGQVLAQAERDRLDARKAAEQVVVLAERARQEARQVAEQGVQQAERERAGAREQGQGLIASAERERNEARDRAQSALGAVERERNEARQRATQALAQAERERQSAREIASQDIARADRELEAARVRQAEVVRREAERQSKLASLGTQIAELGQEITEGEAAWLAFGEALAALPAEELAREAIGALRQEVDTLRQKLAEARAALEQLRRDAVARANRLEAIAAERQAAENRAADAGRQLEQLLKRREEAATELQRLNEIPAGIEAKRSGLLDELAKAEAARQEMADHLANAEAAQALAAKTARELEQLLGQGRESRVRAESELDHQRQSLDELAIRIREVLECAPEDVLKAGEVEDGEEFPALPQVENRLERLRKERDNMGPVNLRAELEAQEVEEKLNTLQGEQNDLVAAIEKLRQAIASLNKEGRERLLEAFKKVDAHFQKLFVQVFGGGKAYLQLVESDDPLQAGLEIMASPPGKRLQVMSLLSGGEQALTALSLLFAVFLTNPAPICVLDEVDAPLDDANVERLCNLMEAMAKETAELAEGTRFVVVTHHPITMARMDRLFGVTMAERGVSTLVSVDLAGAEAMRQTA, translated from the coding sequence GTGCAGTTCACCAAGTTGCGCCTTTCCGGCTTCAAGTCCTTCGTGGAGCCGACCGAATTCGTCATCCATCCGGGCCTCACGGGCGTTGTCGGGCCGAATGGCTGCGGCAAGTCGAACCTGGTCGAGGCGTTGCGCTGGGTGATGGGCGAAAACTCGGCCAAGCGCATGCGCGGCTCAGGGATGGACGACATGATCTTCGCCGGCACGGCCACGCGGCCGGCGCGGAATGTCGCCGAAGTGTCGCTGGTGCTGGACAACAAGACCCGCACCGCGCCTGCCGCCTTCAACGAGCATGAGAACCTGGAGATCGTCCGCCGCATCGAGCGCGAGCGCGGTTCGGATTACCGCATCAACGGCCAGGATGTGCGCGCCCGCGATGTTCAGTTGTTTTTCGCCGATCTGGCATCGGGCGCCAATTCGCCGGCCATGGTCAGCCAGGGCCGCGTTGGTGCCATCATCAATGCCAAGCCGACCGACCGTCGCATGCTGCTGGAAGAGGCGGCCGGCATTTCCGGCCTGCATTCGCGCCGGCATGAGGCCGAACTGCGCCTCAAGGCGGCGGAAACCAATCTTGAGCGTGTCGTCGATGTCATCGGCCAGCTCGATCAGCAATTGCAGGGCTTGAAGCGCCAGGCGCGTCAGGCCAGCCGCTACCGCAACATCGCCGGCCAGATCCGCCGCACCGAGGCGATCCTGTTCCATCTGCGCCATCAGGCTTTGCAGGAAGCCCTGGCCCAGGCCGAGGCGGCTTTGCATGAAGCCGAGCGCGAGGTTGCCGACCGCACGCTGCAGGTTTCCGAAGCCCATGGCGCCGAGCGCATCGCCGCCGAAGCGCTGCCGCCGCTGCGCCAGGCCGAAGCCGAGGCCGGCGCCCGTCTGCATCGCCTGGCCGTGGCCCGCGACGGTCTGGATGCCGAGGAAGCCCGCGCCCGCGAGGCAGCGGCGCAGGTCGAGCAGCGTCTGGCGCAGATCGACTCTGACGCTGGCCGCGAACAGAATCTGAGCCAGGATGCCGCCGCTTTGTTGCAGCGCCTGTCGGAAGAGGCCGCACTGCTCAGCCAGCAGGCCGAAGCCGCCCCGGCGCTGGAGACTGAAGCCGCCGAAGCCGCGCAGACCGCGCAGGATCAGGTGGTGGCCCGCCAGCAGGAACTGGATGCCGCCACCGAGCGCGCCGCCGCCGAACATGCCGAGCGCACCCGCCTGACCCAGGCGATCCAGGAATCCGAGCGCCGGCTGGAGCGGCTGCGCAGCCGAGTTGCCGAACTCACCGAAGAACATGCGCGGCTTGAAGGCGATGTCACTGCCCAGGCCGCCGCCGATGAAGCGGGTGCCGAGATCGAGGCCAAGCTGGCCGCTGTCGAGGCCGCGCGCGCCGCGCTCGATCTTGCCGAGCAGCAGCAGGCGCAGCTTGTGGAAGCCGCCCGTGCCGCATTGGAAAATGTGGAGAGCGATTTCACCGGCCGCATCGATGCCGCCCGTGCCACCCTGGAAGCCATTGAAGCCGAACATGCCGGCAAGCTGGATGCCGCCCGCGCCGCGCTCAGTGCCATCGAGGCCGAGCAGGCGACCAAGGTGGAAGCCGCCCGTGCCGCGCTGAACCAGGTGGAAGCCGAGCAGGCGGCGAAGATCGAGGCGGCTCGTGCCGGCATTGCCAGCGTCGAGACCGACCATGCCAGCCGCATCGAGGCGGCCCGTGCCGGTGTTGCTGCCGTTGATGCCGAATATGCCGAGAAGCTGGAAGCGGCCCGCGGCGTGGTTGCTGCCGCCGAGGCCGAACAGGCGCAGTTGATCGCCGCTGCCCGCGCAGCTTTGGAAGCGGCGGAAGCCGAGCGCCAGGGCCTTGCCGCCGCCGAACAGGCGGCGCGCGATGCCTGGCAGGGCGTACAGGGCGAGCTTACCCGCTTGAAGGCGGAAGAGGCTGGTCTGGCGCGTCTGCTCAAGGCCGACGACAACAACATGTTCGCGCCGGTCATCGATCAGGTGACGGTGGCGCCGGGTTATGAGAAGGCGCTGGGTGCCGCGCTCGGCGATGAATTGAATTCCGCCATCGACAGCGGCGCGCCGATGCATTGGGAAGCGTTGCCGCCGCTCTCCGATGCGCCGGCTCTGCCGGAAGGCGTGCAGTCGCTGGCCAGCCAGGTGACGGCGCCGGCGGCGCTTGCCCGCCGCCTGGGCCAGATCGGCATAGTCGAGGATGCGGACGGTTTGCGTCTGCGCGGCCAACTGCGCCAGGGCCAGCGGCTGGTGTCGAAGTCCGGTGCGCTGTGGCGCTGGGATGGCTTCACCGTTAAGGCCGGTGCGCCCACCGCTGCCTCGATCAAGCTGGAACAGCGCAACCGCCTCGCCGATCTGCGGGAGGAACTGCGCGAACTGGAAACCAAGCTTGCCGATGCCCAGGCTGCCTATGCCGAAGCGCGCCAGGCCACCGAGGCCGGCGTGCAGGCCGAGCGCGAAGCCCGCGCCGGTGTGGCCCAGGCCGAGGCCGGTCGCGATGCCGCGCGCCAGGAAGCCGGCAAGGCGGTGACGGAAGTCGAGCGCCAGCGCAGCGAGGCACGCGAGCGTGCCGGTCAGGTGCTGGCCCAGGCCGAGCGCGACCGCCTCGATGCCCGCAAGGCCGCCGAGCAGGTGGTGGTGCTGGCCGAGCGTGCGCGCCAGGAAGCCCGCCAAGTGGCGGAGCAGGGCGTGCAGCAGGCCGAGCGCGAGCGGGCAGGGGCGCGTGAGCAGGGCCAGGGCCTGATCGCCAGCGCCGAGCGGGAGCGCAACGAAGCCCGAGACCGCGCCCAGTCGGCGCTCGGTGCTGTGGAGCGTGAGCGCAACGAAGCCCGCCAGCGGGCGACGCAGGCATTGGCTCAGGCCGAACGCGAACGCCAGTCAGCGCGCGAGATCGCCAGCCAGGATATCGCGCGGGCCGACCGCGAACTGGAAGCCGCGCGCGTGCGCCAGGCGGAAGTGGTGCGCCGCGAGGCCGAGCGCCAGTCGAAGCTGGCCTCGCTCGGCACCCAGATCGCCGAACTGGGCCAGGAGATCACCGAAGGCGAAGCCGCCTGGCTGGCCTTTGGCGAAGCCCTGGCGGCCCTGCCGGCGGAGGAACTGGCGCGCGAAGCGATTGGCGCGCTGCGCCAGGAAGTCGATACGCTGCGCCAGAAGCTGGCCGAAGCCCGCGCCGCCCTGGAGCAGCTTCGCCGCGATGCCGTTGCCCGCGCCAACCGCCTGGAAGCGATTGCCGCCGAGCGTCAGGCTGCCGAGAACCGCGCCGCCGATGCCGGCCGCCAGCTTGAGCAGTTGCTGAAGCGTCGCGAGGAAGCCGCCACTGAGCTGCAGCGCCTCAACGAAATCCCTGCCGGCATCGAAGCCAAGCGTAGCGGCCTGCTGGACGAACTGGCCAAGGCGGAAGCCGCACGCCAGGAAATGGCCGATCATCTCGCCAATGCCGAAGCGGCGCAGGCGCTGGCGGCCAAGACCGCGCGCGAACTGGAACAGCTTCTCGGCCAGGGCCGTGAAAGCCGCGTGCGCGCCGAGTCCGAACTGGACCACCAGCGCCAGAGCCTGGATGAACTGGCGATCCGCATTCGCGAAGTGCTGGAATGCGCGCCGGAAGACGTGCTGAAGGCCGGCGAAGTCGAGGATGGCGAGGAATTCCCGGCACTGCCGCAGGTCGAGAACCGGCTCGAACGGCTGCGCAAGGAACGCGACAATATGGGTCCGGTCAATCTCCGCGCCGAGCTTGAGGCGCAGGAGGTCGAGGAGAAGCTGAACACCTTGCAGGGCGAGCAGAACGATTTGGTCGCCGCCATCGAGAAGCTGCGCCAAGCCATCGCCTCCTTGAACAAGGAAGGCCGCGAGCGCCTGCTCGAAGCCTTCAAGAAGGTGGACGCGCATTTCCAGAAGCTGTTCGTGCAGGTATTTGGCGGCGGCAAGGCCTATCTGCAGCTCGTCGAAAGCGACGATCCGCTGCAGGCCGGTCTCGAGATCATGGCGTCGCCGCCGGGCAAGCGTTTGCAGGTGATGTCGCTGCTTTCGGGCGGCGAGCAGGCGCTGACCGCGCTGAGCCTGCTGTTCGCCGTGTTCCTCACCAACCCGGCGCCGATCTGCGTGCTCGACGAGGTCGACGCGCCACTGGACGATGCCAACGTGGAGCGGCTCTGCAATCTGATGGAAGCGATGGCGAAGGAAACCGCCGAACTCGCCGAGGGCACCCGCTTCGTGGTGGTGACGCACCACCCGATCACCATGGCGCGCATGGACCGCCTGTTCGGCGTCACCATGGCCGAGCGCGGCGTCTCCACCCTGGTCTCGGTCGATCTGGCCGGCGCCGAGGCGATGCGTCAGACGGCTTGA
- a CDS encoding AmpG family muropeptide MFS transporter, producing MNQAIRDWLLAFAVYRDRRVLAILVLGFASGLPLALTGQTLQAWLTDSGTSLKAIGLFAAVGTPYTLKFLWAPLIDRLELPWLTATLGRRRGWLIFAQILLIAAIAGLASTDPATALHITALCAIGVAFASATQDIVIDAWRVEILEERQLAAGAATIVFGYRVGMLVSSAGALYASAYFSWPVVYLGLACLLLLGTLTVLLVGEPASRPREDAERRFREVATWLEQRPNLRGAPARLAAWLYVSVAGPFAQFMSRPGWVAVLLFVMLFKLGDSLAGALATSFYLKLGFAREDIAEIGKLYGFAATMLGLFLGGWLMQAVGLYRSLWFCGLLQMGSNLLFAVLALRGPDTAFLALTVGVENLAGGMGTAALVAYLSALCNVAYTATQYALLSSLTAVARTLLSSFAGYMADSLGWPLFFVATTLAAIPGLALLAWLTRRGAATRLG from the coding sequence ATGAACCAGGCGATCCGCGACTGGCTCTTGGCCTTCGCGGTCTATCGCGACCGCCGGGTGCTGGCGATCCTGGTGCTCGGCTTTGCGTCCGGCCTGCCGCTGGCGCTGACCGGGCAGACCTTGCAGGCCTGGCTCACCGATAGCGGCACCTCGCTCAAAGCCATCGGCCTGTTCGCCGCCGTCGGCACGCCCTACACACTGAAATTCCTCTGGGCGCCGCTGATCGATCGCCTGGAATTGCCCTGGCTTACCGCCACGTTGGGCCGCCGACGCGGCTGGTTGATCTTCGCGCAGATTCTGCTGATCGCCGCCATCGCCGGTCTGGCCAGCACCGATCCGGCCACGGCGCTGCATATCACCGCGCTTTGCGCTATCGGTGTGGCCTTCGCCTCCGCGACGCAGGATATCGTGATCGATGCCTGGCGTGTCGAGATCCTGGAGGAGCGGCAGCTTGCCGCCGGTGCCGCAACAATAGTGTTCGGCTACCGCGTCGGCATGCTGGTCTCGTCGGCCGGCGCGCTTTATGCCAGCGCCTACTTCTCCTGGCCCGTCGTTTACCTCGGGCTGGCCTGCCTGCTGCTGCTCGGTACCCTCACGGTCTTGCTTGTTGGCGAACCGGCCTCCCGTCCGCGCGAGGATGCCGAGCGCCGCTTCCGCGAGGTCGCCACCTGGCTGGAACAGCGGCCCAATCTGCGCGGTGCGCCAGCCCGTCTTGCGGCATGGCTCTATGTCAGCGTCGCCGGACCCTTCGCGCAATTCATGAGCCGGCCCGGCTGGGTCGCCGTGCTGCTGTTCGTGATGCTGTTCAAGCTCGGCGACAGCCTGGCCGGTGCGCTCGCCACCAGCTTCTATCTCAAGCTTGGCTTCGCCCGCGAGGACATCGCCGAGATCGGCAAGCTCTATGGCTTCGCCGCCACCATGCTGGGCCTGTTCCTGGGCGGCTGGCTGATGCAGGCAGTGGGGCTCTACCGGTCGCTGTGGTTCTGCGGCCTGTTGCAGATGGGCTCCAACCTGCTGTTCGCCGTTCTGGCTTTGCGCGGCCCGGATACCGCTTTCCTGGCGCTGACCGTGGGAGTGGAAAACCTTGCCGGCGGCATGGGCACGGCGGCGCTCGTCGCCTATCTGTCCGCGCTTTGCAATGTCGCCTACACGGCCACGCAATATGCGCTACTGTCCTCACTGACTGCGGTTGCGCGCACGCTGCTGTCATCTTTCGCCGGCTACATGGCCGATTCGCTCGGCTGGCCGCTGTTTTTCGTCGCCACCACCCTGGCGGCCATCCCCGGCCTGGCATTGCTCGCCTGGCTTACACGGCGCGGCGCGGCCACCCGCCTGGGCTAA
- a CDS encoding DUF721 domain-containing protein, with product MADKPEKPFQRFNAPRGLNVALGRLTKPLVKQRGAVFGDILSRWPEIVGPLLSPDTQPERLLYGARDGHGATLEVGVNGAQALELQHLAPLVVERINSYFGYQVVAGLKLKQMPIRPKPSQARPSRVPRRLGPEEAARLSELLSAIEDKNLRQALETLGRSLLKQG from the coding sequence ATGGCCGACAAGCCGGAAAAACCCTTTCAGCGTTTCAACGCGCCGCGCGGCCTCAATGTCGCGCTTGGGCGGCTGACCAAACCGCTGGTGAAGCAGCGCGGCGCGGTGTTCGGCGACATCCTGTCGCGCTGGCCGGAAATCGTCGGGCCGTTGCTCAGTCCTGACACGCAGCCGGAACGCCTGCTCTACGGCGCGCGCGATGGCCATGGCGCGACGCTGGAAGTCGGTGTGAACGGCGCCCAGGCGCTGGAATTGCAGCATCTGGCGCCGCTGGTGGTGGAGCGCATCAACAGCTATTTCGGGTATCAGGTTGTCGCCGGACTGAAACTCAAGCAGATGCCGATTCGGCCCAAGCCGAGCCAGGCGCGTCCGAGTCGCGTTCCGCGCCGACTCGGGCCGGAGGAGGCTGCCAGGCTGTCCGAACTGCTCTCCGCAATCGAGGATAAAAACCTCCGCCAAGCACTTGAGACTCTTGGCCGATCTCTTCTGAAGCAAGGCTAG
- a CDS encoding acyl-CoA synthetase, translated as MYITQWAAKLPGKTAIVIAETGAARTYAQLEAMSNRAAQLFRQCGLGFRDHMALLLENSLEFYDVCFGADRAGLYYTAISTRLTAPEVAYIVNDCGARLLVIAPAFADMAAELRSLCPKVERFFIVGAVAGGFESWDAAVAAMPTEPIPDEVQGRDMLYSSGTTGKPKGVKRPLAGDPVGVSTPFFENALKIYGYGQEMVYLSPAPGYHAAPLRYTMVVSRVGGTLVVMQHFDAERALALIEQHGVTHSNWVPTMFVRMLKLPDAVRTKYRLGTHRVAIHGAGPISIETKQRMIDWWGPILYEYYAASEGNGTTIITSPEWLERRGSVGRAVIGKPHIVNEETGAEQPLGQAGVVYFEGGLPFAYHNDPEKTEGAFNDKGWSTLGDIGYLDAEGYLYLTDRKAFMIISGGVNIYPQEAENVLINHPLVADVAVIGVPNEDFGEEVKAVVQLVDPASASPALAADLIAYCRQHLAAIKCPRSIDFDPALPRHETGKLYKRLIKDRYWGNKTSRIV; from the coding sequence ATGTATATTACCCAGTGGGCGGCAAAACTGCCTGGCAAGACGGCCATTGTCATAGCCGAAACCGGCGCCGCGCGCACATATGCCCAGCTTGAAGCGATGTCGAACCGTGCCGCGCAGCTCTTCCGGCAATGCGGCCTCGGCTTCCGCGACCATATGGCCTTGCTGCTTGAGAACAGCCTCGAATTCTATGATGTCTGCTTCGGTGCCGACCGCGCCGGCCTGTACTACACCGCCATTTCCACCCGGCTCACGGCGCCGGAAGTCGCCTATATCGTCAACGATTGCGGCGCCCGGCTGCTGGTAATCGCCCCGGCCTTCGCCGACATGGCTGCGGAATTGCGCAGCCTCTGCCCCAAGGTCGAGCGCTTTTTCATCGTTGGCGCTGTGGCCGGTGGCTTCGAATCCTGGGATGCGGCGGTGGCCGCGATGCCGACGGAGCCTATCCCTGACGAAGTGCAGGGCCGCGACATGCTCTACTCCTCCGGCACTACCGGCAAGCCCAAGGGCGTGAAACGGCCGCTGGCCGGCGACCCGGTCGGTGTCTCGACGCCGTTCTTCGAGAATGCGCTGAAGATTTATGGATATGGCCAGGAGATGGTCTATCTCTCGCCAGCGCCCGGCTACCACGCCGCACCCTTGCGCTACACCATGGTGGTCAGCCGGGTCGGCGGCACCCTGGTGGTGATGCAGCATTTCGATGCCGAACGGGCTTTGGCATTGATCGAGCAGCATGGTGTCACCCATTCCAACTGGGTGCCGACCATGTTCGTGCGGATGTTGAAACTGCCCGACGCAGTACGGACCAAATACCGCCTCGGCACGCACCGCGTCGCCATCCATGGCGCCGGACCGATTTCCATCGAGACCAAGCAGCGCATGATCGATTGGTGGGGGCCGATCCTTTATGAGTATTATGCCGCGTCCGAGGGCAATGGCACCACGATCATTACTTCACCGGAATGGCTTGAGCGGCGCGGCTCGGTCGGCCGCGCGGTGATCGGCAAGCCACATATCGTGAATGAAGAAACCGGCGCCGAGCAGCCTTTGGGCCAGGCCGGCGTGGTGTATTTCGAGGGCGGTCTGCCTTTCGCCTATCATAACGACCCGGAAAAGACCGAAGGTGCCTTCAACGACAAGGGCTGGTCGACGCTCGGCGATATCGGCTATCTCGATGCCGAGGGCTATCTCTACCTTACCGACCGCAAGGCGTTCATGATCATTTCCGGCGGCGTGAATATCTATCCGCAGGAAGCCGAGAATGTGCTGATCAATCATCCGCTGGTCGCCGATGTGGCGGTGATCGGCGTACCGAACGAGGATTTCGGCGAAGAGGTGAAGGCGGTGGTGCAGCTTGTCGATCCGGCCTCGGCTTCACCAGCCCTGGCCGCCGATCTCATCGCCTATTGCCGCCAGCATCTGGCGGCGATCAAATGCCCGCGCAGCATCGATTTCGACCCGGCGCTTCCCCGCCATGAAACCGGCAAGCTCTACAAGCGCCTGATCAAGGACCGCTACTGGGGCAACAAGACCAGCCGGATCGTGTGA
- a CDS encoding NAD(P)/FAD-dependent oxidoreductase translates to MSEAHGSDVTIIGGGPVGLFAVFQCGMLGLSCTLVDALPELGGQCSALYPEKPIYDIPGYPRIAAADLIQQLEAQAAPFAPRYLLGRRIENCRRAGDGFLLGTDKSDTIQTRAVIIAAGAGAFGPNRPPLAGIEAYEGKAVHYLVRRAEDFRGASVAIAGGGDSAVDWALALHGVAARIHMIHRRAQFRAAPESVARLQALQGNGVEFVVPYQLSGLEGDGSRLNAVLVQSLEGEARRLEAQHLLAFFGLKSDLGPLQHWGLDLERHQLRVDPATCATSEPGIHAIGDVASYPGKLKLILTGFAEAASAAHALYPRLKGKALHFEYSTTKGVPGQ, encoded by the coding sequence ATGAGCGAAGCACACGGCAGCGACGTAACGATCATCGGCGGCGGTCCGGTCGGGCTGTTCGCGGTGTTTCAGTGCGGCATGCTCGGGCTTTCCTGCACGCTGGTGGATGCGCTGCCGGAACTCGGCGGGCAATGCAGCGCGCTCTATCCGGAAAAGCCGATCTACGACATTCCGGGTTACCCGCGGATTGCCGCCGCCGACCTGATCCAGCAACTCGAAGCGCAGGCAGCGCCCTTCGCGCCACGCTATCTGCTCGGCCGCCGCATCGAGAACTGCCGCCGCGCGGGTGACGGCTTTCTGCTCGGCACCGACAAGAGCGATACGATCCAGACACGTGCGGTAATCATCGCTGCCGGTGCCGGCGCCTTCGGCCCGAACCGGCCACCGCTCGCTGGCATCGAGGCCTATGAAGGCAAGGCGGTGCATTACCTGGTGCGCAGGGCAGAGGATTTTCGCGGGGCCAGCGTGGCGATTGCAGGCGGCGGCGATTCCGCCGTCGACTGGGCTTTGGCGCTGCATGGTGTGGCGGCCCGCATCCATATGATCCACCGCCGGGCGCAATTCCGCGCCGCGCCGGAAAGCGTCGCCCGGTTGCAGGCGCTTCAAGGCAACGGAGTCGAATTCGTGGTGCCATATCAGTTGAGCGGCCTGGAAGGCGATGGCAGCAGGCTCAATGCCGTGCTGGTGCAATCGCTGGAGGGCGAGGCCCGCCGGCTGGAAGCGCAGCATCTGCTCGCCTTCTTCGGGCTGAAAAGCGATCTCGGGCCGCTGCAGCATTGGGGGCTCGATCTCGAACGGCACCAGCTCCGCGTCGATCCCGCCACCTGTGCCACATCAGAGCCCGGCATCCATGCCATCGGCGATGTGGCGAGCTACCCCGGCAAGCTGAAGCTGATCCTCACCGGCTTCGCAGAAGCGGCATCGGCCGCGCATGCGCTCTATCCCCGCCTCAAGGGCAAGGCGCTGCATTTCGAATACTCCACCACCAAGGGCGTGCCGGGGCAGTAG
- a CDS encoding GNAT family N-acetyltransferase, with translation MNMQVPLGLAPAVALNPALHGWQCASADGRFEVRLTRRAEDIRAAQRLRYQVFYEEMAAQPTPEMARLQLDFDKFDDLCDHLMVFDRSLPRAEQAVGTYRLLRRSVAERHGGFYSASEYDISPMLNQVGPQGGLLELGRSCVHRDYRSNAIIQLLWRGISTYIDDHGIEFMFGCASLAGTDPSRHALALSYLHHNHLPPEAWRVRALPARYEAMNLLPPEQVSAKAAIHALPPLIKAYLRLGAYIGDGAVIDEQFGTTDVFILLPVSRIAPKYQNRFLPEDGLIHVEGHA, from the coding sequence ATGAACATGCAAGTCCCTCTCGGCCTCGCCCCCGCAGTCGCCCTCAACCCGGCACTGCATGGCTGGCAGTGCGCCTCGGCGGATGGCCGTTTCGAGGTGCGTCTCACCCGCCGCGCGGAAGATATCCGGGCCGCACAGCGCCTGCGCTACCAGGTTTTCTACGAGGAGATGGCAGCGCAGCCGACGCCCGAGATGGCGCGCCTGCAACTCGACTTCGACAAGTTCGATGATCTCTGCGACCACCTGATGGTGTTCGACCGCTCGCTGCCCCGCGCCGAGCAGGCCGTGGGTACCTACCGGCTGCTGCGTCGCTCGGTCGCCGAGCGCCATGGCGGTTTCTACTCGGCGTCCGAGTACGATATTTCGCCGATGCTGAACCAGGTCGGCCCGCAGGGCGGCCTGCTGGAGCTTGGCCGCTCCTGCGTGCATCGCGACTATCGCTCCAACGCCATCATCCAGTTGCTGTGGCGCGGCATCTCCACCTATATCGACGACCATGGCATCGAGTTCATGTTCGGCTGCGCCTCGCTGGCCGGCACCGATCCCAGCCGCCATGCCCTGGCGCTGAGCTACCTGCACCATAACCATCTGCCGCCGGAAGCCTGGCGCGTGCGCGCCCTGCCGGCACGCTACGAGGCGATGAACCTGCTGCCGCCCGAGCAGGTCAGCGCGAAGGCTGCGATCCATGCCCTGCCGCCGCTGATCAAGGCGTATCTGCGGCTTGGTGCCTATATCGGCGATGGCGCGGTGATCGACGAGCAGTTCGGTACCACCGACGTATTCATCCTGCTGCCGGTATCGCGTATCGCCCCCAAATACCAGAACCGCTTCCTGCCCGAGGATGGCTTGATCCACGTCGAGGGCCACGCCTAA